The following is a genomic window from Bacillus sp. FJAT-52991.
GTTTTATGTTTGCAGTCGGCTGTATTAACGCTCAGCATTGTCATACAAATAAATGCCCTGTCGGTGTTGCAACGACAGACCCAGAATTACAACGCGCCCTCGTTATTGATGAGAAAAAGTACCGCGTCGCTAATTATGTCATCGCTATGAGAAAAGGGTTATATAATATTTCTGCAGCTACAGGAATTGATAACCCAACACAATTTTCTAAAGAACATATTGTTTTCAAAGATACCTATGGACGTGTGACATCACTACAAGAAATTACACAAGATGAAACATCGGAACGAATCAAAGAGCATTCTTTTGTAGGATAAGGTAATGTTCATACAATTTGAAAAATCCACAGAGAGCATAAAAAGCTCTGTGGATTTTTTGTCTTTCTTTTATCCCGCATTAACGGGCTGTAAGACCCCCACCTCAACGTGGCAGAAGGAGCGCAGGCATGTAGGTGAGGGATCAACAGCCCGTTGCGACTTTAGCCTTTGTTCTTCTTTTATCAGTGGGGGATGAAGAAAACCCTCACTGATTGAAGTTTCACTTTATTAGACAAGCTGCAGGTAAGTTTCTGCAGCTTGATTATTGAAAAAAGACAGAAAATTAAAATAAGACTTGATTTTTAAGTGTGTATGTAGTAATTTTTGATTAACGAATCATTAATCATTTTTATTGAGGTGGATCTTTTTGTTAAATGAGTTTGTGAATGATCAAGAAGCGTTAAAGGCATACGATGTCAGAAAATATCGGACTCCCGATGGTTACACAAGTGATATTGCCATTTTTACTATTACGCCAAATGAACAAGTGGAGATCGGTCGTTCGTTAAGTATTTTGTTAATTAAAAGGGCGATGGAAAATGCAGAAGGCCAACCGAATATAGAAGGAGGAAAATGGGCCCTTCCTGGAGGTTTTGTTGGATCGAAAGAAACCGCTTTCGAAGCGGCACTGAGAGAATTAGAAGAAGAAACAGGTATCCAAGGAATTCATTTAAAGCATTACGGTGTTTATGATAAAGAAGGGCGAGATCCGAGAGGTTGGATGATTACAAATGCCCACTATGCGGCGGTTCCAGAACATTTGCTTGCTGAAAGAAAAGCTGGAGATGATGCAGCGGATGTACAATTGTTTAGCGTTCAAGAAGCGTTAAAACTACCGCTTGCTTTTGACCACAAGGAAATGATTCAAGATGCCTTGCGAATGATTCAAATCGATATGCTGCAAACAACGCTTGCGAAAGAGTTTCTTCCGAAAGAGTTTACACTATCAGAATTACGAAATGTTATTTTAAGTGTATCAGAAGGTATCGTCGATGAAGTGGTTAAATCAGAACCGTTTTTTTGGAGGAAGGCCCCCAGTCTTCCATTTATAGAGCTGGTGACATTGGAAAATGGTCAGCCAAAAACGACACAAAGAAATTCCAAATATAAAACAAAGCTATATCGCTTTAACGAACATGTGCCAATAAAAAGTATTTATAAATAAAAGGAGAGGTTCGGATGAATAAGAAAGCATTAATTAATGTGGATTATACGAATGACTTTGTGGATGGATCTTTGCCTGTTGGTCCACCAGCAGAAGAGATTGAGGAGAAAATCGTTTCGATTACAAAAGAGTTTTTGGCAGAAGGGGATTATGTTGTTTTGGCAATTGATCTTCACCATAAGCAAGATGCTTATCATCCGGAGACAAAGCTGTTCCCACCTCATAATATTGAAGGCTCAAATGGCCGCACATTGTATGGTCAATTACAAGAGGTGTACGAGAAATATAAAGAAGATGACAATCTTTATTATATGGATAAAATGCGATATTCCGCTTTTGCTGGGACAGACCTTGATATAAAACTCCGAGAACGTGGCATCACTGAAGTTCATATTATCGGTGTGTGTACGGATATTTGTGTGCTCCATACAGCGGTAGATGCTTATAATAAAGGATATAATATCGTGATTCATAAAGAGGCAGTCGCTAGTTTCAATCAGCAAGGTCATGAATGGGCACTCGGCCATTTTGCAGCTTGTTTAGGGGCAAAGGTGCTTTAATTTTGGAGGGAAGACAAATGAACAAGAGATATCAAGATGATGGACTAGCATTACATACAGATTTATATCAAATTAATATGGCGGAAACGTATTGGAACGATGGCATTCATGATAAGAAAGCGGTATTTGAATTGTATTTCAGAAAGCTTCCGTTTGGGAATGGCTATGCTGTTTTTGCTGGACTAGAACGAATAGTAAACTACTTGCAGAATTTTAAGTTTACCGATAGCGATATTGACTACTTACGTAATGAAGTCGGTTATGAAGAGGATTTTCTTGCTTACTTGCAAGAGATGACGTTCACTGGGACGGTCTTTTCTATGAAAGAAGGAGAGCTTGTGTTTGGAAACGAACCCATTCTTCGGGTAGAAGCTTCCCTTGCTCAGGCACAAATTATTGAAACCGCTTTATTAAATATTGTGAATTACCAAACGCTTATTGCGACGAAAGCATCAAGAATTAAACAAGTCGTTGGTGAAGAAGCAGCGATGGAATTTGGAAGTCGGCGTGCTCAGGAAATGGATGCGGCCATTTGGGGGACGCGAGCTGCTTTTATTGGAGGGTTCGATGGCACGAGCAATGTAAGAGCTGGGAAAATGTTTGGCATTCCTGTATCAGGTACACATGCTCATGCTCTCGTTCAAACGTATAAAGATGAATATATTGCCTTTCATAAATATGCTGAACGTCATGAAGATTGCGTCTTTTTAGTTGACACATACGATACGTTAAAATCAGGAGTACCGACTGCAATTAAAGTAGCGAAAGAGTTAGGAAATCGCATCAATTTCATTGGTATTCGTTTAGATAGTGGAGATTTGGCGTATTTATCAAAGGAAGCAAGAAAAATGTTAGATGACGCTGGGTTTCCTCAAGCGAAAATTATTGCTTCTAATGATCTTGATGAGTATACCATTATGAACTTAAAGGCAGAAGGAGCACAAATTGATAGTTGGGGAATCGGAACGAAGCTGATCACCGCCTTCGATCAAGCGGCTTTAGGGGCCGTGTATAAGCTTGTTTCAATTGAAAATGAACAAGGAGAGATGGAAGATACGATCAAAATTTCTGGAAATCCAGAAAAAGTGACAACTCCTGGCTTGAAGCGAGTATATCGCATCATCAATAAAGCAAATGGAAAAGCCGAGGGAGATTATATTGCTATGGAAGACGAGAACCCACAGCAAGAAAAACGGCTGAAAATGTTTCATCCTGTTCATACGTTTCTTTCAAAGTTTGTGACTAACTTTGAAGCGAAAGAGCTTCACGAAAAAATCTTTACTGATGGGGAATTCATTTATCATTTGCCGGAAATTAAAGATATTCAACAATATGTGAAAGAAAATCTCCAGCTTTTATGGAAAGAGTATAAGCGTTCGTTAAATCCAGAAGAATATCCGGTCGATTTAAGCCAAGCATGCTGGGATAATAAAATGAAGAACATTGAGGAAGTCTGGGAAAAAGTAAAAAAGGTGGATGCATAAAATAATAGAAAAACTAACTAGTATTGAGTCAATGAAAAGATCCTTTTATCAAAAATAGATAAAAGGATCTTTTCATTTTATGTGATCAATCTGTTCGTTTTTACGATATACTATAAATAATGCGATTTTTTAGAAAAAACAAACATCTTGGTTAAGGGGCGAAATTTGATGAAAAAACGATATGAGAATATGGAAACATCAGTTATTCATGCGGGCTATGATGCAAAGGAGCATTTAGGTAGCTTGTCGACACCGATTTTTCAAACCTCTACTTTTACCTTTGATAGTGC
Proteins encoded in this region:
- a CDS encoding NUDIX hydrolase; translation: MLNEFVNDQEALKAYDVRKYRTPDGYTSDIAIFTITPNEQVEIGRSLSILLIKRAMENAEGQPNIEGGKWALPGGFVGSKETAFEAALRELEEETGIQGIHLKHYGVYDKEGRDPRGWMITNAHYAAVPEHLLAERKAGDDAADVQLFSVQEALKLPLAFDHKEMIQDALRMIQIDMLQTTLAKEFLPKEFTLSELRNVILSVSEGIVDEVVKSEPFFWRKAPSLPFIELVTLENGQPKTTQRNSKYKTKLYRFNEHVPIKSIYK
- a CDS encoding isochorismatase family cysteine hydrolase, which gives rise to MNKKALINVDYTNDFVDGSLPVGPPAEEIEEKIVSITKEFLAEGDYVVLAIDLHHKQDAYHPETKLFPPHNIEGSNGRTLYGQLQEVYEKYKEDDNLYYMDKMRYSAFAGTDLDIKLRERGITEVHIIGVCTDICVLHTAVDAYNKGYNIVIHKEAVASFNQQGHEWALGHFAACLGAKVL
- a CDS encoding nicotinate phosphoribosyltransferase, which encodes MNKRYQDDGLALHTDLYQINMAETYWNDGIHDKKAVFELYFRKLPFGNGYAVFAGLERIVNYLQNFKFTDSDIDYLRNEVGYEEDFLAYLQEMTFTGTVFSMKEGELVFGNEPILRVEASLAQAQIIETALLNIVNYQTLIATKASRIKQVVGEEAAMEFGSRRAQEMDAAIWGTRAAFIGGFDGTSNVRAGKMFGIPVSGTHAHALVQTYKDEYIAFHKYAERHEDCVFLVDTYDTLKSGVPTAIKVAKELGNRINFIGIRLDSGDLAYLSKEARKMLDDAGFPQAKIIASNDLDEYTIMNLKAEGAQIDSWGIGTKLITAFDQAALGAVYKLVSIENEQGEMEDTIKISGNPEKVTTPGLKRVYRIINKANGKAEGDYIAMEDENPQQEKRLKMFHPVHTFLSKFVTNFEAKELHEKIFTDGEFIYHLPEIKDIQQYVKENLQLLWKEYKRSLNPEEYPVDLSQACWDNKMKNIEEVWEKVKKVDA